From Diospyros lotus cultivar Yz01 chromosome 4, ASM1463336v1, whole genome shotgun sequence, a single genomic window includes:
- the LOC127799533 gene encoding uncharacterized protein LOC127799533 — protein sequence MASPRARVTFRILLAILITVAFFYLFRPLYWKISATIQDIRQNKQTVSGGISQIVDDARKSVGWYHDESDAGRTTARRILRQIRSRKPDGRGGYSGTILCLNKAPLSRNAADAIIIKWPFSI from the exons ATGGCTTCGCCGAGAGCTAGGGTTACTTTCCGCATACTACTGGCTATTCTAATCACAGTCGCTTTCTTCTACCTCTTTCGTCCTCTCTACTGGAAAATCTCCGCCACTATCCAAGACATCCGTCAAAACAAGCAGACCGTCTCTggag GCATTTCGCAGATCGTCGACGATGCTCGGAAATCGGTCGGCTGGTACCACGACGAGTCCGATGCCGGAAGGACGACGGCTCGGAGAATTCTTCGTCAGATTCG ATCCAGGAAGCCTGATGGCAGAGGAGGATACAGTGGAACTATACTGTGCTTGAATAAAGCTCCCTTATCCAGGAATGCTGCTGATGCCATTATCATCAAATGGCCTTTTTCTATCTAG
- the LOC127799532 gene encoding LEC14B homolog isoform X2 has product MSRSGKDRSICEGGSTSKGLGATSRRERNVVASGYLDHEIFQLTRLRSEPNELLRCTVMGKSKLPVSSAKMLAGRECNYSGRGRFTSADCCHILSRYLPVKGPQEIDRRTSCAYVSLFSANGSLCVAGFQDSEIRIYNVDDGWKVQKDIVARSLHWTITDASLSPDQRYLVYSSMCPVVHIVNVASGTRESHANITEIHEGLDFSTGDNGGGYNFSIFSVKFSADGQELLAASNDHCIYIYDLRENKVTLRIGAHESDVNSVCFADECGNLIYSGSDDNLCKVWDRRCSVSNGQAAGVLVGHLEGITFIDSRGDGRYFISNGKDQAIKLWDIRKMSSNVTRTSERLRNSDWDYRWMEYPPHARNKKHPNDQSLATYKGHSVLRTLIRCHFSPAYSTGQRYIYTGSSDASVYIYDLVSGDQVAKLDHHEDIVRDCSWHPYYPMLISSSWDGVIARWEFPGNGQPANPSRPIRRRRRYFY; this is encoded by the exons ATGAGTAGGTCGGGGAAGGATAGAAGCATCTGTGAAGGGGGGAGTACCTCAAAAGGATTGGGTGCTACTAGTCGTCGAGAGAGGAATGTGGTGGCATCTGGATATCTTGATCATGAAATTTTTCAGCTCACAAGGCTTAGGTCAGAACCGAATGAGCTTCTTAGATGCACTGTGATGGGCAAGTCGAAGTTGCCTGTTTCCTCTGCGAAAATGTTGGCTGGTCGAGAATGTAACTACTCAGGCAGGGGTAGATTCACATCTGCAGATTGTTGTCACATTTTAAGCCGGTATTTGCCTGTTAAAGGCCCTCAGGAAATTGATAGGAGGACGAGCTGTGCTTATGTTTCCCTGTTTTCGGCTAATGGTTCTCTCTGTGTTGCAGGATTTCAG GACAGTGAAATCAGGATATATAACGTGGATGATGGATGGAAGGTTCAAAAGGACATTGTTGCCAGAAGCTTGCATTGGACAATTACTGATGCCTCTCTTTCACCAGATCAACGTTATCTT GTTTATTCAAGTATGTGTCCTGTTGTGCATATTGTAAATGTTGCCTCTGGAACAAGGGAATCTCATGCAAACATAacg GAAATTCATGAGGGTCTGGATTTTTCTACTGGTGATAATGGTGGCGGATATAATTTTAGCATCTTCTCTGTAAAATTTTCAGCTGATGGTCAAGAGCTTCTGGCAGCAAGTAATGATcattgtatatatatctatgatCTCAGAGAAAATAAGGTTACCCTTCGAATTGGAGCACATGAG TCTGATGTTAATTCTGTATGTTTTGCTGATGAGTGTGGCAATCTTATATACTCGGGGAGTGATGATAACCTCtgtaag GTATGGGACAGGCGATGCTCTGTTTCAAATGGGCAAGCAGCTGGAGTTCTCGTTGGACATCTAGAAGGCATTACCTTTATTGACAGTCGAGGAGATGGCCGTTATTTTATCTCAAATGGAAAAGATCAGGCTATTAAACTTTGGGATATTCGGAAAATGTCCTCCAATGTAACTCG GACGAGTGAAAGGCTCAGAAATTCTGACTGGGATTATAGATGGATGGAGTACCCACCTCATGCAAGGAATAAGAAACACCCTAATGATCAATCATTGGCAACATATAAAGGTCATTCAGTCTTGCGCACCCTTATACGCTGTCACTTCTCCCCAGCTTATAG CACTGGTCAGAGGTACATCTATACGGGGTCTAGTGATGCTTCTGTTTATATTTATGATCTG GTGAGTGGAGATCAAGTGGCAAAACTCGACCACCACGAAGACATTGTGAGAGATTGCAGTTGGCATCCATACTACCCAATGCTCATCAGTTCATCATGGGATGGTGTCATCGCCCGATGGGAGTTTCCCGGGAACGGGCAGCCGGCCAATCCCTCGAGGCCAATTAGAAGGCGAaggagatatttttattga
- the LOC127799532 gene encoding LEC14B homolog isoform X1, producing the protein MSRSGKDRSICEGGSTSKGLGATSRRERNVVASGYLDHEIFQLTRLRSEPNELLRCTVMGKSKLPVSSAKMLAGRECNYSGRGRFTSADCCHILSRYLPVKGPQEIDRRTSCAYVSLFSANGSLCVAGFQDSEIRIYNVDDGWKVQKDIVARSLHWTITDASLSPDQRYLVYSSMCPVVHIVNVASGTRESHANITEIHEGLDFSTGDNGGGYNFSIFSVKFSADGQELLAASNDHCIYIYDLRENKVTLRIGAHESDVNSVCFADECGNLIYSGSDDNLCKVWDRRCSVSNGQAAGVLVGHLEGITFIDSRGDGRYFISNGKDQAIKLWDIRKMSSNVTRRTSERLRNSDWDYRWMEYPPHARNKKHPNDQSLATYKGHSVLRTLIRCHFSPAYSTGQRYIYTGSSDASVYIYDLVSGDQVAKLDHHEDIVRDCSWHPYYPMLISSSWDGVIARWEFPGNGQPANPSRPIRRRRRYFY; encoded by the exons ATGAGTAGGTCGGGGAAGGATAGAAGCATCTGTGAAGGGGGGAGTACCTCAAAAGGATTGGGTGCTACTAGTCGTCGAGAGAGGAATGTGGTGGCATCTGGATATCTTGATCATGAAATTTTTCAGCTCACAAGGCTTAGGTCAGAACCGAATGAGCTTCTTAGATGCACTGTGATGGGCAAGTCGAAGTTGCCTGTTTCCTCTGCGAAAATGTTGGCTGGTCGAGAATGTAACTACTCAGGCAGGGGTAGATTCACATCTGCAGATTGTTGTCACATTTTAAGCCGGTATTTGCCTGTTAAAGGCCCTCAGGAAATTGATAGGAGGACGAGCTGTGCTTATGTTTCCCTGTTTTCGGCTAATGGTTCTCTCTGTGTTGCAGGATTTCAG GACAGTGAAATCAGGATATATAACGTGGATGATGGATGGAAGGTTCAAAAGGACATTGTTGCCAGAAGCTTGCATTGGACAATTACTGATGCCTCTCTTTCACCAGATCAACGTTATCTT GTTTATTCAAGTATGTGTCCTGTTGTGCATATTGTAAATGTTGCCTCTGGAACAAGGGAATCTCATGCAAACATAacg GAAATTCATGAGGGTCTGGATTTTTCTACTGGTGATAATGGTGGCGGATATAATTTTAGCATCTTCTCTGTAAAATTTTCAGCTGATGGTCAAGAGCTTCTGGCAGCAAGTAATGATcattgtatatatatctatgatCTCAGAGAAAATAAGGTTACCCTTCGAATTGGAGCACATGAG TCTGATGTTAATTCTGTATGTTTTGCTGATGAGTGTGGCAATCTTATATACTCGGGGAGTGATGATAACCTCtgtaag GTATGGGACAGGCGATGCTCTGTTTCAAATGGGCAAGCAGCTGGAGTTCTCGTTGGACATCTAGAAGGCATTACCTTTATTGACAGTCGAGGAGATGGCCGTTATTTTATCTCAAATGGAAAAGATCAGGCTATTAAACTTTGGGATATTCGGAAAATGTCCTCCAATGTAACTCG CAGGACGAGTGAAAGGCTCAGAAATTCTGACTGGGATTATAGATGGATGGAGTACCCACCTCATGCAAGGAATAAGAAACACCCTAATGATCAATCATTGGCAACATATAAAGGTCATTCAGTCTTGCGCACCCTTATACGCTGTCACTTCTCCCCAGCTTATAG CACTGGTCAGAGGTACATCTATACGGGGTCTAGTGATGCTTCTGTTTATATTTATGATCTG GTGAGTGGAGATCAAGTGGCAAAACTCGACCACCACGAAGACATTGTGAGAGATTGCAGTTGGCATCCATACTACCCAATGCTCATCAGTTCATCATGGGATGGTGTCATCGCCCGATGGGAGTTTCCCGGGAACGGGCAGCCGGCCAATCCCTCGAGGCCAATTAGAAGGCGAaggagatatttttattga
- the LOC127799531 gene encoding sugar transporter ERD6-like 16 yields MAIEQFQDIENGENSIGLEDLEEPFIEAKKIADSEGEESEITEDNGSIGMVLFSTAVAVCGSFEFGSCVGFSAPTQAALREDLNLSLAEFSVFGSLVTIGAMLGAITSGRISDFIGRKGAMRLSAVFCITGWLAVYFSMGALLLDMGRFLTGYGIGIFSYVVPVFVAEISPKNLRGGLTTLNQLMIVTGSSIAFSVGTIVSWRTLALTGLLPCIVLLLGLFLVPESPRWLAKVGLEKEFKAALNKLRGKDADVSREAAEIEAYIKSLQSLPKARLLDLFDNKHIRSVIIGVGLMVFQQFGGINGISFYASQTFVDAGLSSGSIGTLAYAIVQVPITIVGAVLMDKSGRRPLLMVSATGTFFGCFLTGLSFFLKGQSLLLGWVPVLAVSGLLIYIASFSIGMGAVPWVIMSEIFPIHVKAVAGSLVVLVNWLGAWAVSYTFNFLMSWSSTGTFLLYSVFCALTVLFVAKVVPETKGKTLEEIQASINS; encoded by the exons ATGGCAATTGAGCAGTTTCAGGACATTGAGAATGGGGAGAACAGTATTGGGCTTGAGGATTTGGAGGAGCCCTTTATTGAGGCCAAGAAAATTGCAGATTCTGAGGGTGAAGAGAGTGAAATCACGGAAGATAATGGCTCCATCGGAATGGTCTTGTTCAGCACTGCAGTTGCAGTTTGTGGCTCTTTTGAGTTTGGATCATGT GTGGGCTTTTCAGCTCCCACTCAAGCTGCCCTGAGGGAAGACCTCAATCTGTCCCTGGCTGAG TTCTCGGTGTTTGGCTCCCTTGTGACCATTGGTGCTATGCTTGGTGCCATTACTAGTGGCCGAATTTCGGATTTCATTGGTCGAAAAGGG GCAATGAGATTGTCAGCTGTCTTCTGCATCACAGGATGGCTAGCAGTCTACTTTTCGATG GGAGCTTTGTTGCTTGATATGGGACGATTCTTAACCGGATATGGCATTGGGATCTTCTCTTATGTG GTCCCTGTTTTCGTCGCTGAAATATCGCCAAAGAATCTCCGTGGGGGGCTCACAACACTTAATCAG CTTATGATTGTTACTGGTTCATCAATTGCATTCTCCGTTGGAACAATTGTATCATGGAGAACACTAGCCCTGACAG GACTTCTTCCCTGCATTGTCCTGCTTTTGGGTCTTTTCTTGGTTCCCGAGTCCCCCAGATGGCTG GCAAAAGTTGGACTCGAGAAAGAATTCAAAGCTGCACTAAATAAGCTTCGCGGCAAGGATGCTGATGTTTCTCGGGAAGCAGCTGAAATCGAA GCTTACATCAAATCCCTACAAAGTCTCCCAAAAGCAAGGCTGCTGGATTTGTTTGACAACAAACACATCCGTTCTGTCATT ATTGGTGTTGGATTGATGGTATTCCAACAATTTGGAGGAATAAATGGAATATCTTTCTATGCCAGCCAAACCTTTGTTGATGCTG GGCTTTCTTCTGGCAGCATTGGAACGTTGGCTTATGCCATAGTTCAG GTCCCAATAACTATAGTTGGTGCAGTACTGATGGACAAGTCAGGAAGACGACCTCTTCTGATG GTGTCCGCAACCGGAACATTTTTTGGCTGCTTCCTCACCGGATTATCTTTCTTCCTCAAG GGCCAAAGCTTGCTTCTTGGTTGGGTCCCAGTACTGGCTGTTTCTGGACTACTG ATCTATATTGCATCGTTTTCTATTGGAATGGGAGCAGTTCCATGGGTCATTATGTCTGAG ATCTTCCCAATACATGTGAAAGCAGTTGCTGGGAGCTTGGTTGTACTAGTGAACTGGTTGGGAGCTTGGGCAGTTTCATACACTTTCAACTTTCTCATGAGCTGGAGCTCTACAG GAACGTTCTTGCTGTACTCTGTGTTCTGTGCCCTCACAGTACTTTTTGTTGCGAAAGTAGTGCCAGAAACTAAAGGAAAAACATTGGAAGAGATTCAAGCATCCATCAACTCATAG